One Solanum lycopersicum chromosome 4, SLM_r2.1 DNA window includes the following coding sequences:
- the LOC101266412 gene encoding uncharacterized protein, whose product MVSKVITSSSSSVSADTLEEIEKNHNHPLYLHPSDTPGSVLTSVQLTGTENYSLWSRSLMINLRAKRKLGFVLGSCGKSDYKPELGEQWEKCNVFVLSWIMNTVSKELLSGIVYASNAAMVWEDLNERFNKVDGSRSYKLHREICTLHQGNLTVSSYFTKLRVLWDEFDALVPPPTCDCDISKMYIDHLQFLRLFAFLMGLDEICSHTRSQILMMNRLPNVNKAYAMITSDERKNVSGSYDPMAMYVGRGSYGNTGNNSNFKQKKNWHLVCDYCKLHGHTKDICFRFIGYPPDWKFKKKFVPTQDVQNAGKANHAYVDNQIREEFEFVQ is encoded by the exons ATGGTATCAAAAGTTATcacaagttcaagttcaagtgtTTCAGCAGATACTCTTGAAGAAATTGAGAAGAATCACAATCATCCTCTATATTTACACCCTTCAGATACTCCAGGCAGTGTATTAACTTCAGTTCAACTCACAGGAACTGAAAACTACTCGTTATGGAGCAGGTCATTGATGATAAATTTGCGTGCAAAGAGAAAATTAGGCTTTGTACTTGGATCTTGTGGAAAGTCAGATTATAAACCTGAATTAGGGGAACAATGGGAGAAGTGTAATGTGTTTGTGTTGTCTTGGATTATGAACACAGTTTCTAAGGAGTTGTTGAGTGGGATTGTGTACGCATCTAATGCAGCCATGGTTTGGGAAGATCTGAATGAAAGATTTAACAAGGTTGATGGTTCAAGAAGTTATAAACTTCATCGAGAAATATGTACTCTTCATCAAGGTAATCTTACAGTATCAAGTTATTTCACAAAATTGAGAGTGTTATGGGACGAATTTGATGCATTGGTACCTCCTCctacttgtgattgtgatatATCAAAGATGTATATAGATCATTTACAGTTTCTGCGACTGTTTGCTTTTTTGATGGGATTAGATGAAATATGCAGCCATACAAGAAGCCAAATCTTGATGATGAATCGTCTTCCAAATGTAAACAAAGCATATGCTATGATAACTTCTGATGAAA GAAAGAATGTTAGTGGTAGTTATGATCCTATGGCAATGTATGTTGGACGAGGAAGTTATGGAAATACAGGAAACAATAGcaattttaaacaaaagaagaatTGGCATTTGGTATGTGACTACTGTAAGTTGCATGGTCATACAAAGGATATATGTTTTAGATTTATTGGATATCCACCAGATTGGAAATTCAAGAAGAAATTTGTACCTACTCAAGATGTGCAAAATGCAGGGAAAGCAAATCATGCATATGTTGATAATCAGATCAGAGAGGAATTTGAGTTTGTGCAGTGA